One part of the Bacteroidia bacterium genome encodes these proteins:
- a CDS encoding CPBP family intramembrane glutamic endopeptidase, which translates to MKPLFLHVWNYSKEQFRWQLYLPIAIFLLVIFSFNYSLDFEDQYIDTIRNYPARALAYTTFLLFPFLFAAFCISKVKKADFLRKREFWLKVIIAFVALGLYRAIALEGAFCQWLEMDGCRFVWRVLRRFNRLILFFIPLLIFWPKDRQHLNSFYGMKFKWESFKMYFPLLAIMLVIIGLASFAEQFQNYYPLYAKSGSARFIKETAIPEWLAVLIFESAYGFNYLSIEFFFRGFLIYSFVRLLGPEVVLPMVCTYAALHFGKPFLEAFSSIFGGYILGVLALRTENIWGGVLLHAGIALLMEFFAWLH; encoded by the coding sequence ATGAAGCCGCTATTTCTTCATGTTTGGAACTATAGTAAAGAACAGTTTCGTTGGCAACTATACCTACCTATCGCCATATTTTTATTGGTGATTTTTAGCTTCAATTACAGCCTGGATTTTGAGGACCAATACATTGATACGATCAGAAACTATCCGGCTCGGGCATTGGCCTATACGACTTTTCTGCTTTTTCCCTTTTTGTTTGCAGCCTTTTGTATCTCAAAAGTTAAGAAAGCTGATTTTTTGCGGAAAAGAGAGTTTTGGTTAAAGGTGATAATCGCTTTTGTAGCACTAGGTCTGTATCGGGCCATTGCGTTAGAGGGAGCCTTTTGCCAATGGCTGGAAATGGATGGATGCCGCTTTGTCTGGCGGGTTTTGAGGCGATTCAATCGATTGATTCTGTTTTTTATTCCTCTATTGATCTTTTGGCCAAAGGATCGACAACATCTCAATTCCTTTTATGGGATGAAGTTCAAATGGGAAAGTTTCAAAATGTATTTCCCACTGCTGGCGATTATGTTGGTAATTATCGGTCTTGCAAGTTTCGCCGAGCAGTTTCAGAATTACTATCCCCTCTATGCTAAAAGTGGTTCCGCTCGATTTATCAAGGAAACCGCAATCCCTGAGTGGCTGGCTGTTTTGATCTTTGAGAGCGCCTATGGATTCAATTACCTTTCAATAGAATTTTTCTTTCGGGGATTTCTCATCTATAGTTTTGTGCGCCTGCTGGGACCTGAGGTAGTATTGCCTATGGTTTGTACCTATGCGGCTCTTCATTTTGGTAAACCCTTCCTCGAAGCCTTTTCCTCAATATTCGGAGGATATATATTGGGCGTGCTTGCCTTACGAACGGAAAATATCTGGGGCGGTGTCTTGCTTCATGCGGGCATTGCCCTACTTATGGAGTTTTTTGCCTGGCTCCATTAA
- a CDS encoding MarR family winged helix-turn-helix transcriptional regulator, whose translation MSKDQRPATPNFDRINPATCVNARLRRLHRMINAAYQQKINPFGLRGSMLSILFIIGKNPGINQKTIADLLVLDASTMSRDLKKLMEKAWVQINKGEDSRSSVLSLTDEGYNLVDEIAPVWENLHHKVQDILGSFNLQQIDIITEAIRSNMEDIKA comes from the coding sequence ATGAGCAAAGATCAAAGACCGGCTACCCCAAATTTTGACAGGATAAACCCTGCCACTTGTGTCAATGCCCGTCTCCGACGTTTGCATCGCATGATCAATGCCGCATATCAGCAGAAAATCAATCCCTTTGGCCTAAGGGGAAGTATGCTTTCCATTCTCTTTATCATTGGTAAAAATCCGGGTATCAATCAAAAAACGATTGCTGATTTGCTGGTATTAGATGCTTCTACAATGAGTAGAGATCTAAAAAAGCTCATGGAGAAAGCCTGGGTCCAGATAAACAAAGGAGAGGATTCCAGAAGCTCTGTACTTAGTTTGACGGATGAAGGCTACAATCTCGTAGACGAAATTGCGCCAGTCTGGGAAAACCTTCATCATAAGGTTCAGGATATTCTGGGTAGTTTCAACCTCCAGCAAATCGACATCATCACAGAGGCCATTCGTTCAAACATGGAAGATATCAAAGCCTAA
- a CDS encoding asparaginase domain-containing protein encodes MKILFIQTGGTIDKDYPRKQGGYAFEFGEAAMKRILAKLDTQIEFEIITAFQKDSLDITAEDRQNLVKIIEGREEKRIIITHGTDTLIESAQYLERQVKNRSIILTGAMRPERFSNSDADINLGMALAAVQLLHEGVYICIQALVRQASLIKRDKESGSFY; translated from the coding sequence ATGAAGATTCTTTTTATCCAAACCGGTGGAACCATTGATAAAGATTATCCCAGAAAACAGGGAGGCTATGCTTTTGAATTTGGGGAAGCAGCGATGAAAAGAATTCTCGCAAAACTGGATACTCAAATTGAGTTTGAGATCATTACAGCCTTTCAAAAAGACAGCCTGGATATCACAGCCGAGGATCGACAAAATTTGGTAAAAATCATTGAAGGGCGCGAAGAAAAAAGGATCATCATCACCCATGGAACGGATACTTTAATTGAGAGTGCACAATATTTGGAACGTCAGGTAAAAAACCGATCTATCATCCTTACCGGAGCTATGCGTCCGGAGCGATTTAGCAATTCGGATGCAGACATCAATCTCGGCATGGCACTTGCAGCAGTTCAATTACTACATGAGGGGGTATATATATGCATACAGGCTTTGGTACGGCAGGCATCTCTCATAAAGCGCGACAAAGAAAGTGGCTCCTTTTATTAG
- a CDS encoding DUF6807 family protein, translating to MTRKFYNIHILFLSFIFTLSSLSAQESIGLYAKAKDDGIEIYRDGKAVFFYQTKTKSLDGQYPRANYIHPLYGLNGEVLTEDFPEDHLHQRGIFWAWHQMIVEDQWMADQWDCRGISWEVDKLKTKSNQSSLEIHASINWLGMLPSKSREEKLFREKTIIKVNGERSDAIEIEFDISITANYLGSKLGGSNDEKGYGGFSARLKLPEDISFHAKQGVVEAQNTAVEAGNWISFHGTFAPDASVQSRITIMNHPDNPSPFQGWILREKNSMQNPAWPGRHSVFFVKGKPTRLRYKLLIHDEMWTKGMIEENFRKFVQSP from the coding sequence ATGACCCGGAAATTTTATAACATTCACATTCTATTCCTTTCCTTTATTTTCACTCTTTCCTCTCTTTCTGCTCAGGAATCAATTGGCCTATATGCCAAAGCCAAAGATGATGGGATTGAGATATACAGAGATGGAAAGGCAGTTTTTTTCTACCAAACCAAAACCAAAAGCCTGGATGGACAATATCCTCGGGCCAATTATATTCATCCTTTGTACGGACTGAATGGCGAGGTTTTGACCGAAGACTTTCCAGAAGATCATTTGCATCAAAGAGGCATATTCTGGGCCTGGCATCAGATGATCGTAGAGGATCAATGGATGGCGGACCAATGGGATTGCAGAGGAATAAGCTGGGAGGTAGATAAGCTAAAGACGAAAAGCAATCAGTCAAGTTTGGAAATACATGCGAGCATAAACTGGTTAGGCATGCTCCCTTCTAAAAGTCGAGAAGAAAAGTTATTCCGGGAAAAAACCATCATCAAAGTCAATGGAGAACGCTCGGATGCTATTGAAATAGAATTTGACATCTCCATCACTGCCAATTATCTGGGGAGTAAGCTGGGAGGATCAAATGATGAAAAAGGATATGGCGGATTTTCAGCTCGTTTGAAATTACCAGAAGACATTAGTTTTCATGCCAAACAGGGAGTTGTGGAAGCTCAAAACACGGCCGTTGAAGCAGGTAACTGGATAAGCTTTCATGGAACTTTTGCTCCAGATGCATCTGTACAAAGCCGCATAACTATTATGAATCATCCCGATAACCCCTCCCCTTTTCAGGGATGGATTTTACGGGAGAAAAATAGCATGCAAAATCCCGCCTGGCCGGGCAGACATTCGGTCTTTTTCGTCAAAGGAAAACCCACTCGCCTTAGATATAAGCTTTTGATTCACGATGAAATGTGGACCAAAGGCATGATAGAAGAAAACTTCCGCAAATTCGTCCAGAGCCCCTAA
- a CDS encoding histidine kinase codes for MQKKWLEGCINLIFWLSSAWLIISSFSIEAQEIEIINGVENIQISRNEGLMLQLSLLVIISMAMFYLNLWNLKKLLSGKARLSILLSSAFIFMAAFLLYLGLRGVSVFSLELYPAISLIIGILFFYFSLSTAYGLGKVWLASDKRNQELLFAKKSAELSLLRAQLQPHFLFNVLNNLLAMVDQQTNPKLAKSIGKLSSLLRYVVYEAKHEQVSLSKEIEFIRDFAALYQDRFEEGELEFRLEVKGDSEAIFVEPGIFIPFIENAFKYGILPEKQSLISITFYLEKAGQILFQISNPIHPEIHNPNEGGNGLPAIKKRLELVYPDAHILEIDRSNDYRVELSLSYD; via the coding sequence ATGCAAAAGAAGTGGCTGGAAGGATGTATCAATCTTATTTTTTGGCTGTCCAGTGCCTGGCTGATCATCAGTAGTTTCTCTATAGAGGCTCAGGAAATCGAGATCATCAATGGAGTGGAAAATATCCAGATTAGTCGGAACGAAGGATTGATGCTGCAACTCAGCTTATTGGTCATTATTTCAATGGCTATGTTTTACCTAAATCTTTGGAACCTCAAAAAATTGCTGAGCGGCAAAGCCAGATTGTCAATTCTACTTTCTTCAGCATTTATTTTTATGGCTGCTTTTCTCCTTTATCTGGGCCTAAGGGGAGTCTCGGTTTTTAGCCTGGAATTGTATCCGGCAATTTCCCTGATTATTGGGATTTTGTTCTTTTATTTTAGCTTATCGACAGCTTATGGATTAGGGAAAGTTTGGCTGGCAAGTGATAAGCGAAATCAGGAGTTACTCTTTGCAAAGAAAAGTGCAGAACTCAGTCTATTAAGAGCCCAATTGCAGCCACATTTCCTATTCAATGTCCTCAATAATCTGCTGGCGATGGTAGATCAGCAAACAAATCCAAAGTTGGCGAAGAGCATTGGTAAATTATCTTCCTTATTGCGCTATGTTGTATATGAAGCAAAGCATGAGCAGGTTTCTCTTTCTAAAGAAATAGAATTCATTCGTGATTTTGCCGCTTTGTACCAGGATCGATTTGAAGAAGGAGAACTAGAGTTCAGACTAGAGGTAAAAGGAGATTCCGAAGCCATATTTGTCGAACCTGGCATTTTTATACCTTTTATCGAAAACGCCTTTAAATATGGTATTCTCCCTGAAAAGCAGTCCCTGATATCTATAACTTTTTACCTGGAGAAAGCAGGCCAAATCCTTTTCCAAATAAGCAATCCCATTCACCCGGAAATCCATAATCCAAATGAGGGAGGAAATGGTTTACCTGCTATCAAGAAAAGACTTGAACTGGTTTATCCAGATGCACATATTTTGGAAATTGATCGTTCGAATGACTATCGCGTAGAATTAAGCCTGAGCTATGATTAA
- a CDS encoding LytTR family DNA-binding domain-containing protein, producing MIKLIIVDDEPKAIQMLESYVEHFPMLSCQASFRNALKAFEYLSQSKIDLILLDINMPHLSGLALSKMIDPNIQLIFTTAYSEYAAESYEVHAIDYLLKPISLERFGKAISKVLKQEKQAEALESQQLLIKSGSRQYPVQISDILYLEKDGNYMSYYLAAGKVIARQSVAEALLHLPQYFVQCHKSFIVNCRKISFFEKDEISLAELKIPIGNSYRENFLLQMRAGF from the coding sequence ATGATTAAGTTAATAATTGTAGATGATGAGCCTAAGGCTATACAAATGCTCGAATCCTATGTAGAGCATTTTCCTATGCTGTCTTGCCAGGCAAGTTTTCGGAATGCATTGAAAGCCTTTGAGTACCTGTCTCAGAGTAAGATTGACCTCATCTTGCTCGATATCAATATGCCACATCTCTCCGGTCTGGCACTTTCCAAAATGATTGACCCAAATATCCAGCTCATTTTTACGACTGCCTATTCAGAGTATGCTGCGGAAAGTTATGAGGTACATGCGATCGATTATCTTCTCAAACCCATCAGTCTGGAAAGATTTGGCAAAGCGATTTCAAAAGTCCTCAAACAAGAAAAACAGGCAGAAGCCCTCGAAAGCCAGCAATTATTGATTAAAAGTGGAAGCAGACAATATCCGGTACAAATTTCAGATATATTATACCTGGAAAAGGATGGAAATTATATGAGCTACTATTTGGCAGCGGGCAAGGTGATAGCAAGGCAAAGCGTAGCTGAGGCTCTCCTTCATTTACCTCAATACTTTGTTCAGTGCCATAAATCATTCATTGTAAATTGCCGTAAGATCAGTTTTTTTGAAAAGGATGAGATTAGCCTAGCTGAGTTGAAAATCCCTATTGGCAATTCCTATCGAGAAAATTTTCTTCTACAGATGCGTGCAGGTTTTTAA
- a CDS encoding metallophosphoesterase translates to MQNTFDNSASFGLSYALNRRKFLKLSAMYSTSLLVVPALACRPSKERLRFGLLADSHYARKENWKNRRYDQSLAKTEEAVRIMNEEKVDFLLHLGDFKDEGNTPNREETLGFLDEIESVFQGFKGPTFHAIGNHDVDSITKADFLQHIENTGIARDKSYYSFDQNGFHCVVLDANYHKDGRDQFYAEGADWQDPNIPQTQLDWLKADLEKTNLPTLVFCHHPLYEFRRNDNQYHVNNFAEVQQIMEKSQKVMVVFQGHVHAEEHSKINGIHYITQLAMVDYEGLENNSFSIVEIKDHQIRIDGFKRVSDQLIE, encoded by the coding sequence ATGCAAAACACCTTCGACAATTCTGCCTCCTTTGGTCTTTCCTATGCGCTCAACCGCAGGAAATTCCTAAAACTGTCTGCTATGTATAGCACTAGTCTTTTGGTTGTACCTGCCTTAGCCTGCAGACCTTCCAAAGAGAGATTGAGATTTGGTTTACTGGCTGACTCTCATTATGCCCGAAAAGAGAATTGGAAAAATCGCCGTTATGATCAGTCACTGGCCAAAACGGAGGAAGCGGTACGGATCATGAATGAAGAAAAGGTTGACTTTCTTTTGCATCTGGGCGATTTCAAAGACGAGGGCAATACTCCTAATCGTGAAGAAACCCTGGGATTTTTGGACGAGATCGAATCCGTTTTTCAAGGCTTCAAAGGACCTACTTTTCATGCAATCGGAAATCATGATGTAGACAGCATTACCAAAGCGGATTTTCTTCAACATATAGAGAATACAGGGATTGCCAGAGATAAAAGCTATTACTCTTTTGATCAAAATGGTTTTCACTGTGTGGTCCTGGATGCCAATTACCACAAAGATGGCAGGGATCAGTTTTATGCTGAGGGAGCGGACTGGCAAGATCCCAATATTCCTCAAACACAATTGGATTGGCTGAAAGCGGATTTGGAAAAAACAAACTTGCCCACACTCGTTTTTTGCCATCATCCCCTTTATGAATTTCGGCGAAACGACAATCAATACCACGTAAATAATTTTGCGGAGGTTCAGCAAATCATGGAAAAGTCCCAGAAAGTCATGGTCGTCTTTCAGGGGCATGTGCATGCAGAAGAACACAGCAAGATCAATGGGATTCACTACATCACCCAATTAGCCATGGTGGATTATGAAGGTCTGGAAAACAATAGTTTTTCCATTGTAGAAATCAAGGATCATCAGATTCGCATAGATGGTTTCAAGCGAGTTTCCGATCAGCTCATAGAGTAA